Proteins from one Hydrogenivirga caldilitoris genomic window:
- a CDS encoding DUF4136 domain-containing protein: protein MRRSVYILFLFSLIILSCAKVVDTGRRSFDSSKTYAVVPFENYSDTPLAGYSVASIVEGILRAKGFRVSERVWNYKSTDPTSEELSEILKKAKDNADYVIYGTVNEYRYKTGIDGEPAVSITVYVIETSTDKVVYGASLSSTGWAHESLGTVTQKLLRGVFQ from the coding sequence ATGAGAAGAAGTGTCTATATTCTCTTTCTTTTCTCCTTAATTATCCTGTCGTGTGCAAAAGTTGTTGATACGGGCAGGCGTAGTTTTGATAGCTCAAAGACGTATGCGGTCGTGCCCTTTGAAAACTACAGCGATACTCCGTTGGCAGGCTACAGCGTTGCCTCCATAGTGGAAGGAATCTTAAGAGCCAAAGGATTCAGAGTTTCTGAAAGAGTATGGAATTACAAATCTACAGACCCAACATCGGAGGAGCTTTCAGAGATACTAAAGAAGGCTAAAGATAATGCAGATTATGTTATATACGGAACCGTAAATGAATACAGGTATAAGACGGGGATAGACGGAGAACCGGCAGTCAGCATAACAGTATATGTTATCGAGACCTCTACGGATAAGGTGGTTTATGGGGCTTCTCTTTCATCAACGGGATGGGCACACGAGTCCCTCGGCACCGTAACACAGAAACTTTTAAGAGGAGTTTTCCAGTAA
- the miaB gene encoding tRNA (N6-isopentenyl adenosine(37)-C2)-methylthiotransferase MiaB: protein MGKKYFIKTFGCQMNFNDSERIRGILRTLGYEPTDNWEEADLILLNTCTIREKPDQKVLSHIGEYRKVKEKNPNALIAVSGCLAQRAGWELVQKAPAIDLMFSSFNMHQLPELINQAQAGYKAIAILDAPPEDEDALWEFPTERDNPYCAYVTVIKGCDKNCTYCVVPRTRGRERSRSLESILDEVKKLVDEGVREMHLLGQNVTAWGKDFENPLPFSELLYQVSKIEGVERIRFTTGHPRDLTDDIIEAIADIPQVCNALHLPFQAGSNRILELMDRKYTKEFYLERINRLKEAVPDIALSTDIIVGFPSETDEDFEHTLDVVREVEFEQIFSFKYSPRPGTPAADMGGQIPDEVKTERMGRLLELQKAIMSRLAKRYEGTVQEVLVEEEKQEGLLIGRTTTNKWSTFRGGRELLGKVVRVKVANASPFNLECEFMEVVR, encoded by the coding sequence ATGGGTAAGAAATACTTTATAAAGACCTTCGGGTGCCAGATGAACTTCAACGACTCCGAGAGGATAAGGGGGATACTCCGTACACTTGGGTACGAGCCCACCGATAACTGGGAGGAAGCGGATCTTATACTTTTAAACACCTGTACCATAAGGGAGAAGCCTGACCAAAAGGTTCTCTCCCATATAGGGGAATACAGGAAGGTTAAGGAGAAGAATCCCAATGCCCTGATAGCGGTCTCAGGATGTCTTGCCCAGAGGGCTGGATGGGAGCTCGTCCAAAAGGCTCCCGCTATAGACCTGATGTTTTCCTCCTTCAATATGCACCAGTTGCCTGAACTTATAAACCAGGCGCAAGCTGGTTACAAGGCTATTGCTATACTTGACGCACCTCCGGAGGACGAGGATGCTCTTTGGGAATTCCCCACTGAGAGAGATAACCCCTACTGTGCTTACGTAACCGTGATAAAGGGATGTGATAAAAACTGTACCTATTGCGTCGTACCAAGAACACGTGGAAGGGAGCGCTCCAGGTCCCTTGAGAGCATACTTGATGAGGTTAAGAAACTTGTTGATGAAGGTGTCAGGGAGATGCATCTGCTGGGGCAGAACGTAACTGCTTGGGGAAAAGACTTTGAAAATCCACTTCCCTTCTCCGAGCTTCTTTACCAGGTCTCAAAGATAGAGGGTGTTGAGAGGATCCGATTTACCACAGGACACCCGAGAGATTTGACTGACGACATCATAGAAGCCATTGCCGATATACCTCAGGTCTGCAACGCTCTTCATCTGCCTTTTCAAGCTGGTTCTAACAGGATACTTGAGCTTATGGACAGGAAGTACACGAAGGAATTTTATCTTGAAAGAATAAACAGACTGAAGGAGGCTGTACCTGACATAGCCTTGTCTACAGATATAATCGTGGGTTTTCCCTCCGAAACCGATGAGGATTTTGAGCACACCCTTGATGTGGTTAGAGAGGTTGAGTTTGAGCAGATATTCTCCTTCAAGTACTCTCCAAGACCTGGAACACCCGCAGCCGATATGGGTGGGCAGATTCCCGACGAGGTCAAGACGGAAAGGATGGGCAGGTTACTTGAACTCCAGAAGGCTATAATGTCAAGGCTTGCAAAAAGATACGAGGGAACCGTTCAGGAAGTCCTCGTTGAGGAGGAAAAACAGGAAGGCTTGCTTATAGGCAGGACTACTACGAATAAGTGGTCAACCTTCCGAGGAGGAAGGGAGCTTTTAGGAAAGGTTGTCAGGGTGAAGGTGGCAAACGCCTCCCCTTTTAACCTTGAGTGTGAGTTTATGGAGGTGGTGAGATGA
- a CDS encoding bifunctional nuclease family protein, with translation MIEMVVHGVTLDPVSQMPIVVLKAKDNEEVILPIWIGAFEANGIAMKLQDVEPPRPMTYDLLRTVITEMGGNVERIVINDLKDSTYYAEIHIVHGNNTLIIDSRPSDAINVALRFGAPIFVAEEVLEKSRVPEPEEEDEKQRLREWLENIRPEDFEIGGGHS, from the coding sequence ATGATAGAGATGGTGGTTCACGGAGTGACTTTAGACCCTGTGTCCCAGATGCCCATAGTTGTCCTAAAGGCAAAGGATAACGAGGAAGTTATACTGCCCATATGGATAGGAGCCTTTGAAGCAAACGGTATAGCGATGAAGCTTCAGGACGTTGAACCTCCCAGACCTATGACCTACGACCTGCTGAGGACGGTGATAACTGAGATGGGAGGGAACGTTGAAAGAATTGTAATAAATGATTTGAAGGATAGCACCTACTACGCTGAGATACATATAGTCCATGGGAACAACACTCTAATAATAGATTCAAGACCGAGTGATGCGATAAATGTTGCCCTCAGGTTTGGAGCTCCTATATTCGTTGCGGAGGAAGTGTTAGAAAAATCTCGTGTTCCTGAACCCGAAGAGGAGGACGAGAAGCAGAGGTTGAGAGAGTGGTTAGAAAATATAAGACCGGAAGACTTTGAGATAGGAGGAGGACACAGTTAA
- a CDS encoding endonuclease III domain-containing protein produces the protein MKRSDIPKVIEILKDNYERWEAPVVTLVAQHTHDPFKVLICALLSTRTRDETTAKVCKKLFERVKKPEDILSIPIGEIEELIYPVGFYRNKAKQLKKLAKTLIEEFGGNVPDRLEDLLRLPGVGRKVANLVLADGYGIPAVCVDTHVHRITNRWCLIKTKTPEETEKELMKVLPKKYWIVINRLLVAFGQRICTPLKPRCDICPIERFCGKCL, from the coding sequence ATGAAAAGGTCTGATATTCCAAAGGTAATAGAAATACTTAAAGACAACTATGAAAGATGGGAAGCTCCGGTGGTTACCTTAGTGGCACAGCACACCCATGACCCCTTCAAGGTTCTCATATGTGCCCTTCTATCAACACGGACCAGAGATGAGACAACGGCGAAGGTATGTAAAAAGCTCTTTGAACGTGTAAAGAAACCGGAGGACATACTCAGCATCCCAATCGGAGAGATTGAGGAGCTCATATACCCGGTAGGTTTTTATAGGAATAAGGCAAAGCAGCTCAAAAAACTTGCAAAAACTCTGATAGAGGAGTTCGGTGGAAACGTTCCCGACAGGCTTGAGGACCTGCTAAGGCTCCCCGGAGTTGGAAGAAAGGTGGCAAACCTGGTGCTGGCAGATGGCTACGGCATACCCGCGGTCTGCGTAGATACGCATGTTCACAGAATAACGAACCGCTGGTGTCTGATAAAAACCAAAACACCGGAAGAAACGGAGAAGGAGCTTATGAAGGTTTTACCCAAGAAATACTGGATAGTAATAAACAGGCTACTCGTAGCCTTTGGTCAGAGGATATGCACACCCCTCAAACCCAGGTGTGATATATGCCCAATAGAAAGGTTCTGCGGAAAGTGCCTTTAA
- the gcvT gene encoding glycine cleavage system aminomethyltransferase GcvT, with translation MKEDFKILLMRTPFYEIHKELGARFTDFNGWEMPLQYSGIVEEVRAVREEAGVFDISHMGRLLISSGDAFNVLQQLTTNNLEKLKPGKVQYNLLTNERGGVKDDITLYMLSQDKFFICVNAGNRDKVKEWLGRYLPVEDLSQQTVQIALQGRQSQKLLSEFYEVSNLRYYHFKTFGDTIISRTGYTGEDGFEIYAPVEEGLKLFRELVQKAKPCGLGARDVLRIEAGFPLYGHEISEDITPLEANLDRFVDLSKNFVGKEAMLKRDLRRKLFGLELLERGVPREGYEILKDGKVVGVVSSGTFSPTLDKGIALCFVELDERREGNGVLLRVRNRSLRGVLRNYPFIKRPKG, from the coding sequence ATGAAGGAAGATTTTAAAATACTCCTCATGAGAACACCCTTCTATGAAATCCATAAAGAGCTGGGAGCTCGCTTCACAGACTTTAACGGTTGGGAGATGCCACTTCAGTATTCAGGTATAGTAGAGGAGGTTAGAGCTGTACGTGAAGAGGCAGGGGTTTTTGATATATCCCATATGGGTAGACTCTTGATATCCTCCGGGGACGCGTTTAACGTTCTCCAGCAGCTGACTACGAACAACTTGGAAAAACTTAAACCGGGGAAGGTTCAGTATAACCTGCTGACCAATGAGAGGGGAGGTGTTAAGGACGACATAACCCTTTACATGCTTTCCCAGGATAAGTTCTTTATATGCGTGAACGCCGGCAACAGGGATAAGGTCAAGGAATGGCTCGGAAGATACTTACCTGTTGAAGACCTATCTCAGCAAACGGTTCAGATAGCCCTTCAGGGAAGGCAGAGCCAGAAGCTTCTCAGCGAGTTTTACGAGGTCTCCAATCTTAGGTATTACCACTTTAAAACCTTTGGAGACACGATAATTTCAAGGACAGGTTACACAGGAGAGGACGGCTTTGAGATATACGCACCTGTGGAGGAGGGGCTTAAATTATTCAGGGAACTCGTTCAGAAAGCGAAACCCTGTGGTCTGGGTGCGAGGGACGTTCTTAGGATAGAGGCGGGCTTTCCCCTTTACGGACACGAGATTTCAGAAGACATAACACCCCTTGAAGCTAATCTGGACCGGTTTGTGGACCTTTCCAAGAACTTCGTGGGAAAGGAAGCTATGCTTAAAAGGGATTTAAGAAGGAAACTCTTCGGTCTTGAACTCCTGGAAAGGGGGGTTCCGAGAGAAGGCTATGAGATACTGAAGGACGGAAAAGTCGTAGGTGTGGTCTCAAGCGGAACCTTCTCCCCTACCCTGGATAAGGGTATAGCCCTGTGTTTCGTGGAACTTGATGAGAGGAGAGAGGGTAACGGGGTGCTTCTGAGAGTGAGGAACAGGTCTCTTAGAGGGGTTCTCAGGAACTACCCCTTTATTAAGCGCCCGAAAGGATAA
- a CDS encoding Ppx/GppA phosphatase family protein, which translates to MRIATIDIGSYSVRLTVAELVNGQINLIREKGYITSLGSGVKDTGRLQRDRIEETIRVLEEYSKEIKELGVDKVVAVATEALRRAKNSEDFIKLVRDRTGIDIRVISPQEEGELSFLATAYSLKPEGEFLVVDQGGGSTEFIFGKGRELKDIISLPIGIVSLTEDFLKHDPPTEEEINRLMAFLEREITPLRREVNEVVGLGGTITTVAALEKDIYPYDPKKIHGTELTLEALKRWFNTLASIPYKERSVRYKQIEDKRAEVILPGIAMFIKVLEVFGKDKLRVGDWGVKHGLIVKEMLSSNS; encoded by the coding sequence ATGCGTATAGCTACCATAGATATAGGTTCTTACTCGGTCCGTTTAACGGTTGCGGAGCTTGTAAACGGTCAGATAAACTTAATCCGCGAGAAGGGTTACATCACCTCCCTCGGTAGCGGAGTTAAGGACACCGGCAGACTGCAGAGGGATAGGATTGAAGAAACCATACGCGTCCTTGAGGAATACAGTAAAGAGATAAAAGAGCTTGGTGTTGATAAGGTTGTGGCTGTCGCGACAGAAGCTTTAAGGCGGGCTAAAAATTCAGAAGACTTCATAAAATTGGTGAGGGATAGAACAGGTATTGATATAAGGGTTATATCACCTCAGGAGGAAGGGGAGCTCTCCTTCCTTGCAACTGCCTACTCTCTAAAACCAGAGGGGGAATTTCTGGTCGTTGACCAGGGGGGAGGTTCAACGGAGTTCATATTTGGGAAGGGTAGGGAACTAAAGGACATAATCTCCCTCCCTATCGGGATAGTCAGTCTGACTGAGGATTTCCTCAAACATGACCCACCAACTGAAGAGGAGATAAACCGCCTTATGGCTTTCCTTGAAAGGGAAATAACACCCCTTAGAAGGGAGGTTAACGAGGTTGTTGGGCTCGGTGGAACCATAACAACGGTGGCTGCTCTGGAGAAAGATATATACCCCTACGACCCCAAAAAGATTCACGGTACTGAGCTTACCCTTGAAGCCCTGAAGAGGTGGTTCAACACCCTTGCCTCTATACCCTACAAAGAGAGGAGCGTTAGATATAAACAGATAGAGGATAAGAGGGCGGAAGTTATACTTCCAGGAATAGCCATGTTTATAAAGGTCCTTGAGGTTTTTGGGAAGGACAAACTCAGGGTTGGAGACTGGGGAGTTAAGCATGGGCTCATTGTTAAGGAAATGCTTTCCAGCAACTCTTAG
- the secD gene encoding protein translocase subunit SecD: protein MRNTTYNLIGFLVLLLLSISVAVYKPVNLGLDLKGGISMVLEPDYSRAVEHEYERTARFIDKTLREKNFRILDVTAHKDSIEVEYLEERELPSIANTLRETLKEITVEQMGEGILSVKFTGVYLEQLKKDIVDQTIEVLRNRIDKLGVAQPVVTRLGKERIVVELPGFLDIERAKRIIGSTASLELKLVVDSSPLREELEKKLTKNTEILPSRDGKEWFLVDKVPVVSGSDLKTAYITKDEFGAPAVGFELKSEAASKFGEFTSQNIGKRLAIVLEDRVVSAPVIRSRISDRGQITGNFTPDEVRDLSLILRTGALPTSLNILQEKVVGPSLGKDAIEQGIKAGILGFILLLVIVIARYKSAGVSATVSILMNGLLLWAGLAGLGATLTLPGIAGIILNMGIAVDSNVLIFERVKEELRLGNTLRKAIELGYRRTLSAVWDTHITLLVASLILFQFGSGPVKGFATTLAIGTIASFLSNVYYAKVFLDFLAKRGWLKV, encoded by the coding sequence ATGAGAAACACGACTTACAACCTTATCGGTTTCCTTGTGCTACTCCTTCTGTCTATCTCTGTGGCTGTTTATAAACCCGTAAACCTTGGTCTTGACCTGAAAGGTGGTATCTCCATGGTCCTTGAGCCTGATTACTCCAGGGCTGTTGAGCACGAGTACGAGAGGACAGCCCGATTCATTGATAAAACCCTCAGGGAGAAAAATTTCAGGATTCTTGATGTAACAGCCCACAAAGACAGTATAGAAGTTGAGTATCTGGAGGAGAGGGAACTCCCTTCAATTGCTAATACCCTCAGAGAAACCTTGAAGGAAATCACAGTGGAACAGATGGGAGAGGGGATACTCTCGGTAAAGTTCACCGGTGTTTACCTTGAACAGTTAAAGAAGGATATAGTTGACCAAACCATAGAAGTTCTGCGCAACAGGATAGACAAACTCGGTGTAGCCCAGCCTGTGGTTACAAGACTCGGTAAGGAGAGAATAGTTGTTGAGCTTCCTGGTTTCCTGGATATTGAGAGGGCTAAAAGGATAATTGGTAGCACCGCCTCTCTGGAGCTGAAGCTGGTTGTGGATAGCTCCCCTTTAAGAGAGGAGCTGGAGAAGAAACTAACCAAAAACACGGAGATACTCCCTTCAAGGGATGGAAAAGAGTGGTTTCTGGTTGATAAAGTCCCTGTAGTATCAGGTTCGGACTTAAAAACGGCATATATAACTAAGGACGAGTTTGGGGCACCTGCGGTAGGTTTTGAGCTCAAAAGCGAAGCTGCAAGTAAATTCGGAGAGTTCACCTCCCAGAATATAGGCAAGAGGCTTGCTATCGTGCTTGAGGACAGGGTGGTCTCGGCTCCTGTTATAAGAAGCCGTATATCCGACAGGGGGCAGATAACGGGAAACTTCACCCCTGATGAAGTCAGAGACCTATCCCTTATCCTAAGGACGGGGGCGCTACCTACCAGCCTCAACATACTTCAGGAGAAGGTTGTGGGTCCGTCCCTGGGTAAGGATGCTATAGAGCAGGGGATAAAGGCGGGCATCCTTGGTTTTATACTCCTCCTTGTGATAGTCATAGCCCGCTATAAGAGTGCAGGGGTTTCGGCAACCGTTTCAATTCTCATGAACGGGCTTCTCCTCTGGGCAGGTCTTGCAGGTCTGGGTGCTACTTTAACCCTTCCCGGAATAGCAGGGATAATCCTTAACATGGGTATAGCCGTTGACTCTAACGTCCTGATTTTTGAAAGGGTGAAGGAGGAGCTTAGACTTGGGAACACCCTTAGAAAAGCTATAGAGCTTGGGTACAGGAGGACCCTCAGTGCTGTCTGGGATACCCACATAACCCTACTTGTGGCTTCTCTTATACTATTCCAGTTTGGAAGCGGACCTGTGAAGGGGTTTGCCACTACCCTTGCCATAGGTACAATCGCCAGTTTCCTTTCAAACGTTTATTACGCTAAGGTGTTTCTGGACTTTCTGGCAAAGAGAGGCTGGTTGAAGGTTTAG
- a CDS encoding type II secretion system F family protein produces the protein MPYYSVRAVDNSGRIVTRTIEADNEVQLLSFLDFLRLTPVKVSPRPELLGKVQKALHFRQVKRKDLVDLFENLHLLAQSGVPLGAGLWDLAEDMDNPAIKAMLQDVAYRIQSGLSISDAMARYENVLGPIAVNLIRIGEETGSLDRVFKDISEHYARIEDFVSKVKQALIYPAFALVTITIALVFWLVYVLPKLAELFKGLNVELPGITVAVLTVSEFVKSYIVFIVVLIAILSFLFLFFRRKNERFRYVTDKLLLYFPIVNMILYNFNYAFFSEYMRLMVSAGVSLYDTLLVLQESFNNRVFKKAMSFMKEKISGGSSISDSMRETKLFPSLMIRMIAVGEEAGGLDEQLNYLARYYYNKLDYITQNIAKIIEPVIIITVGLFMAIIMISLLLPIYDLISQIGRQF, from the coding sequence ATGCCGTACTACTCCGTAAGGGCTGTTGACAACTCTGGAAGGATCGTAACCCGTACCATAGAAGCCGACAATGAAGTTCAGCTACTATCATTCCTTGATTTTCTGAGACTCACTCCTGTAAAGGTCTCCCCCAGACCCGAATTGCTGGGTAAAGTCCAGAAGGCTCTTCACTTCCGTCAGGTGAAGAGGAAAGACCTTGTAGACCTCTTTGAGAACCTACACCTCCTTGCCCAGTCAGGGGTTCCCTTGGGAGCCGGTCTCTGGGACCTGGCGGAGGATATGGACAACCCGGCTATAAAAGCCATGCTTCAGGACGTCGCTTACAGAATACAGTCAGGTCTCTCCATCTCCGATGCCATGGCTCGTTATGAAAACGTCCTTGGTCCGATAGCCGTGAATCTTATAAGGATAGGGGAGGAAACGGGTAGCCTGGACAGGGTCTTCAAGGACATATCTGAACACTACGCGAGGATTGAAGATTTTGTCAGCAAGGTGAAACAGGCTCTCATATACCCTGCCTTTGCCCTTGTGACCATAACGATAGCCCTTGTGTTCTGGCTGGTTTACGTGCTTCCCAAGCTGGCAGAATTATTCAAGGGTTTAAACGTTGAGCTGCCAGGTATAACCGTTGCCGTGCTCACCGTATCCGAATTCGTTAAGAGCTACATAGTCTTTATAGTTGTCCTTATAGCTATCCTATCCTTCTTATTCCTGTTCTTTAGAAGGAAGAACGAAAGATTCAGATACGTTACGGACAAACTTCTCTTATACTTTCCCATAGTAAACATGATTCTTTACAACTTCAACTACGCTTTCTTTTCTGAATACATGAGGCTCATGGTCTCTGCAGGGGTATCCCTGTATGATACACTGCTTGTCCTTCAGGAATCCTTCAACAACAGGGTGTTCAAGAAGGCTATGTCCTTTATGAAGGAAAAGATATCGGGCGGTAGCTCTATAAGTGACAGCATGAGGGAGACAAAGCTCTTCCCTTCCTTGATGATAAGGATGATAGCTGTCGGTGAAGAGGCGGGTGGGTTAGACGAGCAGTTAAATTACCTGGCGAGATATTATTACAACAAGCTTGATTACATAACACAAAACATAGCCAAAATTATAGAGCCGGTAATAATAATCACCGTTGGTCTCTTCATGGCGATAATAATGATAAGCTTGCTTCTACCGATATACGACCTCATATCCCAGATAGGTAGACAGTTCTAA
- a CDS encoding GspE/PulE family protein → MARKRLGELLEELGYLTGDQLEVALDVQKLNGKSLGNILIDLSFVSPSELAQAIAYQAGKEFIDLSLYSPSLEALKLIDRLTAKQLEVLPLSVEERKLKLAVSDPFNVNIVDLVRRRTGLDVEIYVSDKESILRSIEIYYEQLEKPLEEQIEDIIKKASAGEADIPKLVDLILNEGIIERATDVHISPETSASHVFYRIDGVLHHYFSLPRDIHPSIVSRVKIMSGMDISEQRLPQDGGFSYTFLGESYDVRSSTLPTAYGENVVMRLLPKNLSLFNLRNLGFEEDILQEFEEVISKPYGMILVTGPTGSGKTTTLYASLRRINSLRKNILTVEDPIEYRFPFIKQTQVNEKAGYTFARAVRHFLRQDPDVILIGEIRDEETAEMAVRAAITGHLVLSTLHTNDAVSTIPRLIDLKVKEYMVASGVLAISAQRLIRKICMFCKEEYRTTREELKRFGFSEESLDKYLEGDEVTLHRGRGCEHCRGTGYLGRLSVVELLKIDEEIGDMIVRGYPPLAILQRAKEKGMRTLKEDGLLKVLKGITTPEEVKRVVG, encoded by the coding sequence ATGGCGCGTAAAAGGCTTGGAGAGCTTTTAGAGGAGCTGGGATATCTGACGGGTGACCAGCTTGAAGTTGCCCTTGATGTTCAGAAATTAAACGGAAAGAGTCTTGGAAACATCCTGATTGACCTGTCCTTCGTTTCACCCTCCGAGCTCGCCCAGGCAATAGCCTATCAGGCTGGGAAGGAGTTTATAGACCTCTCCTTATACTCTCCCTCCTTAGAAGCTCTGAAGCTAATAGACAGGCTGACCGCAAAGCAACTGGAGGTTCTTCCCCTTTCAGTGGAGGAAAGGAAGTTAAAACTTGCAGTATCAGACCCCTTCAACGTTAACATCGTTGACCTTGTTAGGAGAAGGACCGGTCTTGATGTTGAGATATACGTTTCTGACAAGGAAAGCATACTCAGAAGTATTGAAATTTACTACGAGCAGCTTGAAAAACCTCTTGAGGAGCAGATAGAGGATATCATTAAGAAAGCCTCAGCGGGCGAAGCAGATATACCTAAACTCGTTGACCTGATACTCAATGAGGGAATTATTGAGAGGGCAACGGACGTTCACATATCTCCCGAAACCTCAGCATCCCACGTTTTTTACAGGATAGACGGTGTCCTCCACCATTACTTCTCCCTTCCGAGAGACATACACCCCTCCATAGTTTCAAGGGTGAAAATCATGAGCGGCATGGACATATCCGAGCAACGTCTGCCTCAGGACGGAGGTTTCTCCTACACCTTTTTAGGTGAGAGCTACGATGTAAGGTCATCAACCCTCCCAACAGCCTACGGGGAAAACGTGGTCATGAGGCTCCTCCCCAAGAATCTCTCCCTCTTCAACCTAAGGAATCTTGGCTTTGAGGAGGATATACTCCAGGAGTTTGAGGAGGTCATATCAAAACCCTACGGTATGATACTGGTTACCGGTCCCACAGGTTCGGGTAAAACAACCACACTCTATGCTTCTCTCAGGAGGATAAATTCTCTGAGAAAGAATATACTCACCGTTGAAGACCCGATAGAGTACAGGTTCCCATTCATAAAACAGACTCAGGTGAACGAGAAGGCGGGTTACACCTTCGCAAGGGCTGTCAGGCACTTTCTCAGGCAGGACCCGGACGTGATACTGATAGGTGAGATAAGGGATGAAGAGACAGCTGAGATGGCAGTCAGGGCTGCTATAACAGGACATCTTGTTCTGTCAACCCTCCACACAAACGACGCCGTAAGCACCATACCCAGGCTCATAGACCTGAAGGTCAAGGAGTACATGGTAGCCTCCGGAGTGCTCGCCATATCTGCCCAGAGGCTTATAAGAAAGATATGTATGTTCTGTAAAGAAGAATACAGGACCACAAGGGAAGAGCTGAAGAGGTTCGGTTTTTCGGAAGAATCCCTTGATAAATACTTAGAAGGTGATGAGGTCACCCTCCACAGAGGGAGAGGCTGTGAACACTGCAGGGGAACCGGATACTTAGGGAGGCTTTCTGTGGTTGAGCTTCTCAAGATTGACGAGGAGATAGGAGACATGATAGTTAGAGGATACCCGCCCCTTGCCATACTTCAGAGGGCTAAGGAGAAGGGTATGAGAACTTTAAAGGAGGACGGGCTGCTTAAGGTCTTGAAGGGTATAACTACTCCCGAAGAGGTAAAGAGGGTGGTAGGCTGA
- a CDS encoding prepilin-type N-terminal cleavage/methylation domain-containing protein: MSRSKGFTLIELAIVLIIIGILLGFILKGQELIRNAQIKGVHRTYLELVAVFYSYYDRYGKLPGDDDKVSQRWGVDTLFNGDGDGKIETANLGILDFKCTDATNTEECKVWQHLRLGEFIAGIGRENPTHTFGGPIAVGYITFQGLTYHWIGFQGIPTDIARDVDLKYDDGLFNSGWIRSENDYTSTEGTTTLYFKFK; the protein is encoded by the coding sequence ATGAGTAGATCAAAAGGCTTTACCCTTATAGAGCTTGCCATAGTTCTGATAATCATAGGGATACTCCTGGGTTTCATACTCAAGGGGCAGGAGCTTATAAGGAACGCGCAAATTAAGGGTGTTCACAGGACTTACCTTGAGCTTGTCGCTGTTTTCTACTCATACTACGACAGGTACGGAAAGCTACCAGGGGACGACGATAAGGTTTCCCAGAGGTGGGGAGTGGATACGCTCTTCAACGGAGACGGGGACGGTAAGATAGAGACCGCGAACTTAGGAATCTTAGATTTCAAGTGTACGGACGCCACGAATACGGAAGAGTGCAAGGTGTGGCAGCATCTCAGGCTTGGCGAGTTCATAGCCGGAATAGGCAGGGAGAACCCAACCCATACCTTTGGAGGTCCCATTGCCGTTGGTTACATAACCTTTCAGGGGCTTACCTACCACTGGATAGGTTTTCAGGGGATTCCAACGGACATAGCCCGGGATGTTGACCTAAAGTATGACGATGGGCTCTTCAATTCGGGATGGATAAGGTCGGAAAATGACTACACTTCCACTGAGGGCACTACTACCCTGTACTTCAAGTTTAAGTGA